One window of Plasmodium falciparum 3D7 genome assembly, chromosome: 7 genomic DNA carries:
- a CDS encoding kelch domain-containing protein, putative, producing the protein MDVLSKDVSSDDNLKRIEFFNKESNNILEDIKKDKILKNEKSVLKSLALNDKNNINKINYTHNNTNTYKTSSNNNNNNNNNNNNSIYHFDSNELNNCDFYKNISIPDELHHYNKDVDNICNINKEKINENNNEVDIVYSYVINDSQKNIDSNNELISMNISIDEGENYVLKKRIKKLPFFRYGHFLCLTKNGCILAIGGTDGKKKYGLVEKYCMENKKWKQINIMHFSRSNFCGICTDNNDLFILGGEGDERILKSVEYFDSKINSWRSLPPLNCVRHSASAIFFQNMIFIIGGKDGIGEYGKVHKSVEMLNLKEKNMRWVMCKSLKQARLGLATIVFKGKIYAIGGSTGVKNLSSVEIYDFQINNWVDGPNMNLPRSNMVAFIWENHLVVYGGINKHKGDLINSAEIFNEKKNCWELLNNNAKT; encoded by the exons atggatGTCTTAAGTAAAGATGTTTCTTCAGATGATAATTTGAAGAGaattgaattttttaataaggaaagtaataatatattggaagatataaaaaaagataaaatattaaaaaatgaaaaaagtgTTTTAAAATCGCTAGCTctgaatgataaaaataatataaataaaataaattatacacACAATAATACTAATACTTATAAAactagtagtaataataataataataataataataataataataatagcaTATACCATTTTGATAGTAATGAATTGAATAATTgtgatttttataaaaatatatccataCCAGATGAACTACACcattataataaagatgtagacaatatatgtaatataaataaagagaaaattaatgaaaataataacgaGGTAGATATTGTATATTCTTATGTAATAAATGATTCACAAAAAAACATAGATTCAAACAATGAATTAATATCTATGAATATATCAATTGATGAAGGTGAaaattatgttttaaaaaaaaggataaagaAATTACCCTTTTTCAGATATGgtcattttttatgtttaacaAAAAATGGCTGTATACTAGCCATTGGAGGAACAGacggaaaaaaaaaatatggattagttgaaaaatattgtatggaaaataaaaaatggaaacaaataaatatcatgCACTTTTCAAGATCCAATTTTTGTGGTATATGTacagataataatgatttatttatattaggtGGAGAAGGAGATGaaagaatattaaaaagtgTCGAATATTTTGATAGTAAAATAAATTCTTGGAGATCTTTACCACCACTTAACTGTGTCAGACATTCAGCCAGTgccattttttttcaaaacatgatttttattatagGGGGAAAAGATGGAATTGGAGAATATGGGAAAGTTCATAAAAGTGTAGAAATGTTAAATttgaaggaaaaaaatatgagaTGGGTTATGTGTAAATCATTGAAACAAGCTCGATTAGGATTAGCAACTATAGTTTTTAAGGGGAAAATATATGCAATAG gTGGCTCAACAGGTGTTAAAAATTTAAGCTCAGTCGAAATTTACGACTTCCAAATTAATAACTGGGTTGACGGCCCCAATATGAACCTACCTAGATCAAATATGGTCGCCTTTATTTGGGAGAACCATTTGGTGGTATATGGGGggataaataaacataaaggg gaCCTTATTAACAGCGCTGAAATATtcaatgaaaaaaagaattgtTGGGAATTACTAAACaataat gcGAAAACTTaa
- a CDS encoding exonuclease I, putative — protein MGISNLLQFLKPIIKNSHISKYKNEVVGVDIMCWIHRGLISCAYDIVTDQYNDSYLNFIEKMLVPIYNHNIKVVFVFDGEELPEKKKENMIRKNRREKAKMELQEIISKVKNPRTNEMVLKKCIQAISVSKEIIDSVKEFCRKKNIDYIISPYEADAQLSYLCRMGFISCAISEDSDLLVYGCPRVLYKLKNTGECNEISLMPINDLIDWNVINKIKNPLSNSYNEFYITPIKKLQNSDDYDSDISLDEETSVECINNDSYVQNNNEFINISKKTKSIVNSNNNNKKKKKKKNKNKKKTNKKKNMQKSKCDNIIKQYIQQFDWPEELFKLQYFNIDMFLTMCVLSGCDYSNDFHITGMGIKTAYNLIFQHKNIENIFHFLISNDRWRNKIPENLNTFDKLMNTFQKIKNAFLNHQVYDFILRKNIPINESFKSSFVNKNSHFIIQQITEASLLYDPLLKIDNCLNIYPQLNDIPLSSPQIQDDDYNKNDDTHNKGGDDNIKINHDTHNKGGDDNFKINHDTHNKGGDDNFKINHDTHNKGGDNFNINTVNCSFYNNHQIYTQSSKSPSFENIFKDFTSECFEYLEISPPAFIDPQNNNIQNNSKNEYFHNIITQEQVIQQADVCPPLIHKDTNISNEINDEYHHLISDITYNEYKNKTIENCNERINKRKTDDCISSFNLKKKVKTTSAHTSSSNSQDNLTIQHIEALDCNNQNVNDNEEKKNIYENSCNYDETFNSERVNILSMYDNNYQMWEKKDDLLKNNNNSFHSNNIMETYNDHYINKTYDEHSNNKVNINICDDITTTNNDHNEEMLDEKKEFAQIKSAKNIYENMKKNFFLFKTLNEDMNTPIKSLNVKGKMNMQDNCEQDDKVGNLKSDKMTEQNEKCDNISNEKCDNILNDKCDNILNDKCDNILNDKCDNISNEKCDNILNDKCDNISNEKCDNVPNDICDYVPNDICDYVPNNTPNLITNCIQNKMTTLLQITEENSLNSYNKNDTSFNKDFHINKTYLNKKDTEINFQINEKKKNDLLRNPLEESRKSSLTSYKNKTPSKNVNSKSQLRITSFFKRIDKKTNENHNMHNSTQKICNDHNNNPNDNIQNDKFYNNIYMNSPINYSVEYSEEDYINSFNDNYSDMKTFQKLKKKTKRNIKNTPQSYSIKDHFAVSLQSQDKNDKLSFTNYNSLEKDIFLNQGEKELQFNHNSINKEKNQNKHLQISSLTNHDNIIMNNHTSNLNTQQNEKQSSNHNTIIIHSNNHQPNFTNENVKSNNVSTEQDTYNKHITVLKSTEKLQNQSIEKNKETSQKINVEYILQNLNYNYQPKNQKINTFDYFKEKENVNHCNPYIDHNL, from the coding sequence ATGGGGATATCCAACTTGCTACAATTTTTGAAGCCCATAATAAAGAACTCACATATCagcaaatataaaaatgaagtcGTTGGTGTCGATATAATGTGCTGGATACACCGTGGGTTAATTAGTTGTGCTTATGATATCGTGACCGATCAATATAATGATAGTTATTTAAATTTCATTGAGAAAATGTTAGTAccaatatataatcataacaTAAAGGTTGTATTTGTTTTTGATGGAGAGGAATTAcctgagaaaaaaaaagaaaatatgataaGAAAGAATAGAAGAGAAAAAGCAAAAATGGAATTACAAGAAATAATTAGCAAAGTAAAAAATCCAAGAACTAATGAAATGGTTTTAAAGAAATGTATACAAGCTATAAGTGTTTCTAAAGAAATAATTGATAGTGTAAAAGAATTctgtagaaaaaaaaatattgattatataatatctcCTTATGAAGCTGATGCTCAATTATCGTATTTATGTAGAATGGGATTTATATCATGTGCTATTAGTGAAGATAGTGATTTATTAGTTTATGGTTGCCCTAgggtattatataaattaaaaaatactgGTGAATGTAATGAAATTAGCTTAATGCCCATTAATGATCTTATTGATTGGAatgtaattaataaaataaagaatccATTATCTAATAGTTATAatgaattttatattacacctattaaaaaattacaaaattcAGATGATTATGATTCAGATATATCATTAGATGAAGAAACTTCCGTTGaatgtattaataatgattcatatgttcaaaataataatgaatttataaatatatcaaaaaaaactAAAAGTATAgtaaatagtaataataacaataagaaaaaaaaaaaaaaaaaaaacaaaaacaaaaaaaaaacaaataaaaaaaaaaatatgcaaaaatcaaaatgtgataatataattaaacaaTATATTCAACAATTTGATTGGCCTgaagaattatttaaattacaatattttaatatagatATGTTTCTAACTATGTGTGTTCTAAGTGGATGTGATTATAGTAATGATTTTCATATAACTGGTATGGGTATAAAAACTGCGTATAACCTAATATTccaacataaaaatattgaaaatatatttcattttcttaTATCTAATGATAGATGGAGAAATAAAATACCagaaaatttaaatacaTTCGATAAATTAATGAATACatttcaaaaaattaaaaatgcaTTTCTAAATCATCAAGtttatgattttatattGCGTAAAAATATTCCAATTAATGAATCTTTTAAATCATCctttgtaaataaaaatagccATTTCATTATTCAACAAATAACAGAGGcatctttattatatgatcCACTATTAAAAATTGATAACTGTTTAAATATCTATCCACAATTAAATGACATCCCATTGAGTTCCCCACAAATACAGGAcgatgattataataaaaatgatgacacACATAATAAAGgtggtgatgataatattaagatAAATCATGACACACATAATAAAGGTGGTGATGATAATTTTAAGATAAATCATGATACACATAATAAAGGTGGTGATGATAATTTTAAGATAAATCATGATACACATAATAAAGGTGgtgataattttaatataaatactgttaattgttctttttataataaccaTCAAATTTACACACAATCATCGAAGTCACCATCctttgaaaatatttttaaagattTTACATCTGAATGTTTTGAATATCTAGAAATTTCTCCCCCAGCATTCATAGATcctcaaaataataatattcaaaataattccaaaaatgaatattttcataatataataacacaAGAACAAGTAATTCAACAAGCAGATGTATGTCCTCCACTCATTCATAAAGATACTAACATATCAAACGAAATAAATGATGAATATCATCATCTCATTTCagatataacatataatgaatataaaaacaaaacaatagAAAATTGTAATGAACgtattaataaaagaaaaacagaTGATTGTATATCATCAttcaatttaaaaaaaaaagtgaaaaCAACCTCAGCCCATACCTCTTCCAGTAATTCACAAGATAATTTAACAATACAACATATAGAAGCACTTGATTGTAATAATCAAAATGTTAATGATAacgaagaaaagaaaaatatatatgaaaacaGTTGTAATTATGATGAAACCTTTAATTCGGAACGTGTGAACATACTTTCGatgtatgataataattatcaaatGTGGGAAAAGAAGGATGACCTTTTGAAAAACAATAACAATTCTTTCCattctaataatataatggaaACATATAATGAtcattacataaataaaacatatgatgaacatagtaataataaagttaatataaatatatgcgATGATATCACTACTACtaataatgatcataatgaagaaatgcttgatgaaaaaaaagaatttgcTCAAATAAAAAGTGCTAAAAATATTTacgaaaatatgaaaaaaaacttttttctttttaaaacattaaaTGAAGATATGAACACGCCTATTAAATCTTTAAATGTTAAAGGGAAAATGAATATGCAGGATAATTGTGAACAAGATGATAAAGTGGGAAATCTGAAAAGTGATAAAATGAcagaacaaaatgaaaaatgtgataatatatcaaatgaaaaatgtgataatatattaaatgacaaatgtgataatatattaaatgacaaatgtgataatatattaaatgacaaatgtgataatatatcaaatgaaaaatgtgataatatattaaatgacaaatgtgataatatatcaaatgaaaaatgtGATAATGTGCCAAATGACATATGTGATTATGTGCCAAATGACATATGTGATTATGTGCCAAATAATACACCCAATCTTATAACGAAttgtatacaaaataaaatgacCACCTTATTACAAATAACAGAAGAAAATTCATTAAATAGCtataacaaaaatgatacaagttttaataaagatttccatataaataaaacatactTAAATAAGAAAGATACTGAAATTAATTttcaaataaatgaaaaaaaaaaaaatgatctgTTAAGAAACCCTTTAGAAGAAAGTAGAAAATCTTCCCTTAcatcttataaaaataaaactccTTCAAAAAATGTTAATTCTAAAAGCCAATTAAGGATCACTAGTTTTTTTAAAAGGAtagataaaaaaacaaatgaaaatCATAACATGCATAATAGTacacaaaaaatatgtaatgatcataataataatcctaatgataatatacaaaatgacaaattttataacaatatatatatgaattcaCCAATAAACTATTCTGTAGAATATTCTGAAGAAGATTACATAAACTCTTTTAATGATAACTATTCAGATATGAAAACCtttcaaaaattaaaaaaaaaaacaaaaagaaatattaaaaatacacCTCAAAGTTATAGTATTAAAGACCATTTTGCCGTTTCGTTACAAAGTcaagataaaaatgataaattaagTTTTACCAATTATAATTCCttagaaaaagatatatttttaaatcaaGGTGAAAAAGAGTTACAATTTAATCATAATTcaattaataaagaaaaaaatcaaaataaacaTTTACAAATATCCTCCTTAACAAatcatgataatattataatgaataatCATACATCAAATTTAAATACACAACAAAATGAGAAACAAAGTTCAAATCATAATACAATTATAATCCACTCAAATAATCATCAACCAAATTTCACTAACGAAAATGTAAAATCTAATAATGTATCCACTGAACaagatacatataataaacatatcaCTGTACTCAAATCCACAGAGAAATTACAAAATCAaagtatagaaaaaaataaagaaacttcacaaaaaattaatgtGGAATATATACTTCAAAATCTTAATTATAACTATCAGccaaaaaatcaaaaaattaatacTTTTGATTATTTCAAGGAGAAGGAAAATGTTAACCATTGTAATCCTTACATTGATCATAATTTATaa
- a CDS encoding kinesin-19, putative: protein MNEPCASQKCEHLYSSDLNNEKGQNIHYKNFDDNNCIDKDLQMYDKSITVEIESDQEYSNKRSKCDNEYSKQSTLSIDNNESENVQEYTLKTKGLCIEEKNINKEIKKIKQADDFIFYKNELMLDKSISDYEENVEDMNTLTNFDYSENVENEKEENTENKIGNVCYSNYINEKENDDLYENIKDTNVNELYNENKKMNIKDTNKGEKDKVVKNHFLNDKEDVVISNEERQQNIDVLTENYDENLENNLDMNWNKSQIKTCIRIKPSDKAECEFGKAITQIGTNKILINYEVTDEIRKSEFLIDKVFNEESTQNDVWKSICFCVDSLFHFKNTTVFAHGHTGTGKTYTMIGPDIMELIKKKKKKIRFPIRRIPPNEYYPNIHSIKFLNNNSSNNNSNNIMYDRKRSCSQPISHLLPRTIMPLVNTNSGSCKKGNDTSHNNNISYCRYNNKNNMECFNETSYTTKYENYKTFAEYKNEYKYNGKDLIEDIRYVLNSKNKGMIPRACEEIMNRLTSIKLSYDNVSKLKENTNKDNTNKENTNKDNTNIYMKDEKKKEIFKDVKVYASYMQLYNDRIFDLLNPYNESAPYLSTQKSKYVGNNNNNNYNVSNMNCNNNNYSCGNGAFVSGLLTVEVNSCEELIELLIDGTSNRACRITKTNEMSTRSHSIYKIELRYTNNSKFDHVKSGNLLLIDLAGNEKYAASNEKLYSTEVCSINKSLSALSLCINELSKGNKNISYRNSILTRLLQDSLGGSSKTVFICTISSSMKNARETLSSLKLVSKARKIPLGNKNYNSHMYEEDIKKLKRELYFLKKFVFFQYITNKYESKKRLQNIKEFYLYNFLNSKKEEKDINDIKKREHMDSILHDGYHDEEEEEEEEEDGCKSNEKFNNDNSIPKDKNKYGIYKDKVKFDVNKIMNTFKGIEKIYSDYEFKSFSSLLAQWNVNKCSIKKAKDKLCSVNKKKKYLWFYKNGNMNKRSILNFIETHTIDYEIEEEDEEEEDDNEGINEDINEDVEEDIEEDVEEDIEEDIKEYIKEDIKEDIKEMKKELQKELKNGDKSLKVMNNENDEYDELSDEHYYYDDDPEEDSIEEAVDEEENMKNGINYHNEQTANDYSDTEVDNNMNDNKYEKESMNKKKEYYINNACKYNKCVENRKEMYIKKREGLLKGEGKNIGINNNINNENDEIANVLNKDDVNAIRDTYKNMKDEYFDLLQNDTKSLIQKKKDDHENKKEKINEDLMKSMSVGERKESSKNNKKEYDIPLSNNKYDCKLLDKKKKLINSKKIKKINDGDEIKSRTSLKEEKEKKKETNTNNSCVLNNNCHISDFTNFSSRKNFINNVGINNLVINKINNFHHIKGYTCDKMNSKKCTNDNNKIMCEGLRGDSKYPKSGNNKYYDDKHIYVDHNTYNLLDRERSVSENFSYSNLKNKTIIGKNFKDTFSYYIEFDKYNSDDHKNYDIIKNCTHGKMIRDTRKDEENNVPDSNNFSVCSERLKDWREDKKDGTQKIYVKKKVTKNQLINEIEKSWLTFEKKLENKLNLKKKYIIKEIDEGRKINDDVNNGMDNISALEENKKKLEHLKNRYGQMLRDSQKKKNNIKKEYYNDKMDMDLNESDKCNGDIHYGGYYNDNNNNNNNNSNNYIYSNNCYTHSGKYNYNNTHHHNDNEKDSSSKTFFYINVEKKDTDAFHLLHKVYNKSRKDEVIYDIKEEDNNINVSHNVVHNNVNTCLENYYMNRYKSDKLNQNQQTELVYGRNPYGSTKMHKMNFFYLNDNKNITLSKNVDTKKKSVEKNDYLLINENKRNYVNNLIPYNHVGSRDNGINKRNHIGDINDKYQLKEHVHYMKTNQHNHMSNRKSNIIYGNNVIPKDSHDTSVLVSPIQNSHNKTSAFICMPNYRSIRKFE, encoded by the coding sequence ATGAATGAACCATGTGCATCTCAGAAATGTGAACATTTGTATTCATCAGATTTAAATAATGAGAAAGGAcaaaatattcattataagAACTTCGATGATAATAACTGTATTGATAAAGATCTTCAAATGTATGATAAAAGTATAACTGTTGAAATAGAAAGTGATCAGGAATATTCTAATAAGAGAAGTAAATGTGATAATGAATATTCCAAACAAAGTACCTTAAGCatagataataatgaatCAGAAAATGTACAGGAATATACTTTGAAAACTAAAGGTTTGTGTATAGAGGAGAAGAACATTAATAAAgagataaagaaaataaaacaagcagatgattttattttttataaaaatgaattaatgTTGGATAAGAGTATTAGTGACTATGAAGAGAATGTAGAAGATATGAATACACTCACTAATTTTGATTATTCTGAAAATgtggaaaatgaaaaagaagaaaatactGAAAACAAAATAGGTAATGTATGTTattcaaattatataaatgagaAGGAAAACGatgatttatatgaaaatattaaggATACAAATgtaaatgaattatataatgaaaataaaaaaatgaacataaaaGATACAAACAAAGGGGAGAAGGACAAAGTAGTTAAGAATCATTTCCTGAATGATAAAGAAGATGTAGTAATATCGAATGAAGAGAGGCAACAAAATATTGATGTTTTAACAGAGAATTATGATGAAAATTTAGAAAACAATTTAGATATGAATTGGAATAAATCCCAAATAAAAACATGCATAAGGATTAAACCTTCAGATAAAGCTGAATGTGAATTTGGAAAAGCTATTACACAAATaggaacaaataaaatattaataaattatgagGTAACAGATGAAATTCGAAAGAGTGAATTTTTGATTGACAAAGTATTTAATGAAGAAAGTACACAAAATGATGTTTGGAAAAGTATTTGTTTTTGTGTTGATTcactttttcattttaaaaatacaacTGTATTTGCTCATGGACATACAGGTACGGGGAAAACGTATACGATGATAGGTCCTGATATTATGGAGTtgattaaaaagaaaaagaaaaaaattcgATTTCCCATAAGAAGAATTCCACCTAATGAATATTATCCAAATATACAtagtataaaatttttaaataataatagtagtaataataatagtaataatattatgtatgatAGGAAAAGATCATGTTCTCAACCTATATCTCATTTATTACCTAGGACAATAATGCCTTTAGTAAATACCAATTCAGGTAGTtgtaaaaaaggaaatgatacctcacataataataatatatcatattgcagatataacaataaaaataacatggAGTGCTTTAATGAAACTAGTTATACaacaaaatatgaaaattataaaacttTTGCAGAGTATAAAAAtgagtataaatataatggaAAAGATTTAATTGAGGATATACGATATGTTTTAAATTCGAAGAACAAAGGTATGATACCTAGAGCTTGTGAAGAAATAATGAATCGATTAACTTCTATAAAATTATCATACGATAATGTAagtaaattaaaagaaaatacaaataaagataatacaaataaagaaaatacaaataaagataatacaaatatatacatgaaagatgaaaaaaagaaagagatTTTTAAAGATGTGAAGGTATATGCATCTTATATGCAGTTATATAATGATAGAAtatttgatttattaaatcCGTATAATGAGTCAGCACCGTATCTAAGTACACAAAAGTCCAAATATGtgggtaataataataacaacaattaCAATGTTAGTAATAtgaattgtaataataataattacagCTGTGGGAATGGGGCTTTTGTGTCAGGTTTACTGACAGTCGAAGTTAATAGTTGTGAAGAATTAATTGAACTTTTGATAGATGGGACTAGTAACCGAGCTTGTCGAATTACTAAAACCAATGAAATGTCAACACGATCAcattcaatatataaaatcgaATTAAGATACACGAATAATTCAAAATTTGATCATGTGAAGTCAggtaatttattattaatcgATTTAGCTggtaatgaaaaatatgctGCATCTAATGAGAAATTATATTCCACAGAAGTGTGttctataaataaaagtTTATCTGCATTATCATTATGTATAAATGAATTATCTAAAGGTAACAAGAATATTAGTTATCGAAATTCTATATTGACTAGATTACTTCAAGATTCTTTAGGAGGTTCAAGTAAAACAGTTTTTATTTGTACTATATCTTCATCTATGAAAAATGCACGCGAAACCTTATCTTCTTTAAAATTGGTATCGAAGGCAAGAAAAATCCCATTAGGGAACAAAAACTATAATTCTCATATGTATGAAgaggatataaaaaaattaaaaagagaattatattttttgaaaaagtttgttttttttcaatatattacCAATAAGTATGAGAGCAAAAAAAggttacaaaatataaaagagttttatttgtataattttctaaattcaaaaaaagaagaaaaggatattaatgatataaagaAAAGGGAACATATGGATAGTATTTTGCATGATGGTTATCATGATGAAGAGGAGGAGGAGGAGGAAGAGGAAGATGGCTGTAAATCAAATGAGAAGTTCAACAATGATAATAGTATACCaaaggataaaaataaatatggtaTTTATAAAGATAAAGTTAAGTTTGACGTcaataaaattatgaataCGTTTAAAGGTATAGAAAAAATCTACAGCGATTATGAATTTAAATCATTTAGTTCTTTATTGGCACAATGGAATGTTAATAAATGTAGCATTAAAAAGGCGAAAGATAAATTATGCAGtgtgaacaaaaaaaagaaatatttgtggttttataaaaatggaaatatgaataaaaggAGTATTTTGAATTTTATAGAGACGCACACTATAGATTATGAAATAGAAGAGGAAGATGAggaagaagaagatgataATGAAGGTATAAATGAGGATATAAATGAGGATGTAGAGGAAGATATAGAGGAAGATGTAGAGGAAGATATAGAGGAAGAtataaaggaatatataaaggAGGATATAAAGGAAGATATAAAGGAAATGAAAAAGGAACTTCAAAAAGAACTCAAAAATGGGGATAAAAGCTTAAAAGTAATGAACAACGAAAATGATGAATATGATGAATTATCTGatgaacattattattatgatgatgaccCTGAAGAAGATAGCATAGAAGAGGCTGTGGacgaagaagaaaatatgaagaatggtataaattatcataatgaACAGACGGCTAACGATTATAGTGATACAGaagttgataataatatgaatgataataaatatgaaaaagaatcaatgaacaaaaaaaaagaatactatattaataatgcatgtaaatataataaatgtgtggaaaatagaaaagaaatgtatataaagaaaagggAAGGATTGTTAAAAGGGGAAGGGAAAAACAttggtataaataataatattaataatgaaaatgatgaaattGCAAATGTATTGAATAAGGATGATGTTAATGCGATAAGGGATACGTACAAAAATATGAAAGAtgaatattttgatttaCTTCAGAATGATACTAAAAGTTtaatacaaaagaaaaaggatgatcatgaaaataagaaagaaaaaataaatgaagattTGATGAAAAGTATGAGTGTAGGAGAAAGAAAGGAAAGTAGTAAGAACAACAAAAAGGAATATGATATCCCTTTGAGTAATAATAAGTATGATTGTAAATtattagataaaaaaaagaaattaataaattccaagaaaataaaaaaaattaatgatgGTGATGAAATAAAATCTAGAACATCTTTGaaggaagaaaaagaaaaaaagaaagaaacaaATACCAATAATAGTTGTGTGTTAAATAATAACTGCCACATATCTGATTTCACTAATTTTAGTAGCAGGAAGAATTTTATTAACAATGTCGGAATAAATAATTTGGTGATTAATAagataaataattttcatcatataaaaGGATACACATGTGATAAAATGAATAGTAAAAAATGTAcgaatgataataataaaattatgtgtGAAGGGTTAAGAGGGGATAGTAAGTATCCTAAAAgtggaaataataaatattatgatgataaacatatttatgttgatcacaatacatataatttattagatAGAGAACGGTCGGTAAGCGAAAATTTTTCCTATAGCAacttaaaaaacaaaacgaTCATTGGAAAAAATTTTAAGGATAcgttttcttattatattgaatttgataaatataacagTGATGATCATAAGaattatgatataattaaaaattgtaCACATGGTAAAATGATAAGAGATACAAGAAAGGATGAAGAGAATAATGTTCCTGACAGTAATAATTTTTCGGTATGCTCTGAAAGATTAAAAGACTGGAGGGAAGATAAAAAAGATGGcacacaaaaaatatatgtgaagAAAAAGGTGACTAAGAACCAACTTATAAATGAAATTGAAAAGAGCTGGTTaacatttgaaaaaaaattagaaaataaattaaatttgaaaaaaaagtatataataaaagaaatagatGAAGggagaaaaataaatgatgatgTAAATAATGGTATGGATAATATTAGTGCATTGgaagaaaataagaaaaagctGGAACATTTGAAGAATAGATATGGACAAATGTTGAGGgattcacaaaaaaaaaagaataatattaagaaagagtattataatgataaaatggATATGGATTTAAATGAGAGTGATAAATGTAATGGTGATATACATTATGGAggatattataatgataataataataataataataataatagtaataattatatatatagtaataattgCTATACACATTCtggtaaatataattataataatactcaTCATCATAATGATAACGAAAAGGATAGTAGTTCgaaaacttttttttatataaacgtAGAAAAGAAAGACACAGATGCTTTTCATTTATTACATAaggtatataataaaagcaGAAAGGACGAagtaatatatgatataaaagaagaggataataatataaatgtatcaCATAATGTAGTAcataataatgtgaatacATGTTtggaaaattattatatgaaccGTTATAAATCGGATAAATTAAATCAAAATCAACAAACAGAATTAGTATATGGTAGGAATCCATATGGAAGTACCAAAATGCATAagatgaattttttttatttaaatgacaataaaaatataactcTTTCCAAAAATGtggatacaaaaaaaaaaagtgttgAAAAGAATGATTATTTGTTAATAAATGAGAATAAAAGGAATTATGTGAATAATTTGATTCCTTATAATCACGTGGGTAGTAGGGATAATGGTATAAACAAAAGGAATCACATTGGTGATATAAATGACAAGTATCAACTTAAGGAACACGTTCATTACATGAAAACTAATCAACATAATCATATGAGTAATAGGAAgagtaatataatttatggtAATAATGTAATTCCAAAGGATAGTCACGATACCAGTGTATTAGTATCACCAATTCAAAATAGTCATAATAAAACCAGTGCTTTTATTTGTATGCCAAATTATAGATCCATTAGGAAGtttgaataa